One Prevotella melaninogenica DNA window includes the following coding sequences:
- a CDS encoding thymidylate synthase yields MQQYLNLLNRILTEGTQKGDRTGTGTLSIFGHQMRFDLRDGFPLLTTKKLHLKSIIYELLWFLRGDTNVRYLQEHGVRIWNEWADENGELGPVYGHQWRSWPDYKGGTIDQIKNVVDMIKHNPDSRRMLVTAWNPAEVDDMALPPCHCLFQFYVADGRLSLQLYQRSADSFLGVPFNIASYALLLQMIAQVTGLEAGEFIHTTGDTHLYLNHLEQAKLQLTREPRPLPKMKINPDVKDIFDFKYEDFELIGYDPLPHIPGVVAV; encoded by the coding sequence ATGCAACAATATTTAAACCTACTCAACCGCATCCTCACAGAAGGAACACAGAAAGGTGATAGAACAGGAACGGGAACTTTGTCCATTTTTGGGCATCAGATGCGCTTTGACTTGCGCGATGGTTTTCCACTGTTGACAACTAAAAAACTTCATCTGAAGAGTATTATTTATGAATTACTTTGGTTCTTACGTGGTGATACGAATGTGCGCTACCTACAAGAACATGGTGTAAGGATTTGGAATGAGTGGGCTGATGAGAATGGTGAATTGGGTCCAGTCTATGGTCATCAGTGGCGTTCATGGCCTGATTACAAGGGAGGTACAATCGATCAGATTAAGAATGTGGTGGATATGATCAAGCATAATCCTGACTCACGTCGTATGTTGGTCACAGCATGGAACCCTGCTGAGGTGGATGATATGGCTCTCCCACCCTGCCACTGTCTCTTCCAATTCTATGTTGCAGATGGTAGACTATCTCTCCAACTCTATCAGCGTTCGGCAGATAGCTTCCTCGGTGTACCTTTTAACATTGCGTCATATGCTCTCCTGTTGCAAATGATTGCACAGGTTACAGGTCTTGAGGCGGGTGAGTTTATCCATACAACAGGTGATACACATCTCTATCTAAACCACCTCGAGCAGGCTAAACTCCAGCTTACTCGTGAGCCACGTCCACTGCCAAAGATGAAGATTAATCCTGATGTAAAGGATATCTTTGATTTTAAGTATGAAGATTTTGAACTGATTGGTTACGATCCGTTGCCCCACATTCCGGGAGTAGTTGCAGTGTAA